In one window of Aphidius gifuensis isolate YNYX2018 linkage group LG4, ASM1490517v1, whole genome shotgun sequence DNA:
- the LOC122855086 gene encoding guanine nucleotide-binding protein subunit gamma-1-like encodes MDMVITNLQQQRQVTEQLRREAAIKRITVSKAVEDIMKYITEHEQEDCLLVGFSSQKLNPYREKSSCIVL; translated from the coding sequence ATGGACATGGTGATTACgaatttacaacaacaacGGCAAGTGACCGAGCAGCTTCGGCGTGAAGCGGCGATAAAGCGCATCACCGTGAGCAAAGCTGTCGAGGACATCATGAAATATATCACTGAGCACGAACAAGAAGATTGTCTTCTTGTTGGTTTTTCATCTCAAAAGTTGAACCCATACCGTGAAAAAAGCTCTTGTATAGTTTTGTAA
- the LOC122855061 gene encoding DNA polymerase zeta catalytic subunit: MFSVRLINADSYQALPSPQLDPTFSEFRGSEIKYVPIIRIFGTTPTGKKTCLHLHGAFPYMYVPYTSEKKDDNLLYKLAASLDAAINISLGTATSKTQHVYKIQVVTGIPLYGYHKEQHQFLKILFYNPMIIKKAASLLQNGSVMNQSLQPHEAHIPYVLQFMIDYNVHGMSWINLSTIKFRQASQSQTENGKVLNAFNCLSDSEYSTTTIECQSTCQLEADAFVSDILNRQEVEKNVDLNPGLAAIWNEEKARRFQNKFHGCDSQLVYPKSPKRPTYRMTIDDLYQERRFNQRLETISLSDKSKISKNEIWHPFQIENMEELPSSSTVEKPKIILNQCSNRSLLDCSVLDSADQPLVEMLDDLAQDDLVDNDSILGLRINSHNTQDDFEYDIKEEKEMEDAEHEANDLTLTCMQLESLSSWSTIKPLFDDHSQNKTMMVNEPLMEKLPVNNSDSGEVEFTIPQLDGIGDLLVNGFGSETSENLQVSKRVGQLNEKSFGDTRDINNRKCLNSIKSVNYSEFLRNSDRSWPSASTNVHFLRAVVFNKCKSYYKNITPEINNKNIYEHKSDQHQFNSKDILRLSTTKNLNYNFNTVATSEKLQSVKFISIEIAKNKRFNKLRRNNIFINRPFDDSIIRKRRKTLGNRLSNQTHQNNWPKIKDINRKFVKFIYSESMKNTFLHIFRNISITFKCLSPNDNYRSPQANEDNAYNNISNSYNDNITRTDTKLLAFNRYDQMLKLILCSEDKKTDELSIQTKKLHACLSIHELNFDDQDKTIQIDTYEKKSYLNNIYDYRGDSKCLLKVSSDLTDSDKLCKKISQESFFISNRLDPLEPRFSGWNPKITRTAFTQLQKPKVMLQRLSPATRKHYGYNQPLESKIFQNNFSIPSLDGSADFTSSDSEPDTDTSVVKTEEKRVCAYISENNKRKHKEIDNKADQCIPINQTAQFSTSLRQLPKNYSSLEIFIEPKEASTNKSFTPQHKRQKILTRSTQNEEMNFKPALIKTPHSPDNSENITAQTTSDMISESRSISDLLCNLENKPEVIQTNQGNDKNIGSISNLMDISSMQLLNNHYDKSECTATLTEHLESKITESFFLKRSYVICDSVKKSVIIIPNTNPPKLHDIIATLKLYDFSKRQKKLAQQMLKVNSKNIINVPVFKSRLKSLTGINLWRKLKLQDFYSLNKKNKFILNAPTIITPLLFPPLRKKVINLMTARKNDESNKIITSKIFNSTSSEHNNPLFEKKTRINVQPKRKIIGKYNKPLKNSFKKKLKVSSLLKQNKTSNRIGFSCGQIEYQSDSTRSNITNENLNNAKTLVAYDYLTILCIEIHANTRGDLLPDPQSDSINAIFYAIKKNIPPGPDVKPLEHGVIVVISKGQYEFDYDLQSNKHFAINHVSSEIELFERLIELISRTDPEIFIGWEIEFLSWGYLFQRAAKLDLNLAKSISRIPNVQSKWESNVLAASESLQETKLPGRIVLDIWRIMRSEISLLTYTFENVMYHVLNERLPCPSFKALTSWWELQQPKTRWKVIQHYCIKVVGILRIIEQLDIIGRTSEHARLFGIQFYEVFSRGSQYRVESIMLRLAKPLNYIPVSPSAHQRASMRAMEALPLIMEPESMFYTDPLIVLDFQSLYPSIIIAYNICFSTCLGRIEHIGQSDPFEFGASVLRVSKNTALELKGKVNFTPCGVAFVKPEVRVGILPRMLTEILDTRFMVKKAMKDYAQNNKTLHRVLHSRQHGLKYLANVTYGYTAANFSGRMPCIEVGDSVISKAKETLERAIKLVESTTKWGARVVYGDTDSLFILIPGKSKKDAFAIGNEIADAVTLDNPSPIKLKFEKILFPSILQTKKRYCGYMYEQPDQISPKFLAKGIETVRRDGCPAVSKILEKTLKILFDSKDLSQVKHYITRQIDKILRGKVSLDDLTFAKEFRGLRGYKEKACVPALELTRRLMKKDPLALPRRGERVRYVIVCGAPNQALIHCVRTPWEVLNDPGLRLNVFYYITRVIIPPLNRCLNLMGVEVNNWLQEMPHRQILDNPTILPSDKQKHTIFQYFGNIVCIICESLTNKGICFDCVTKPTDTLIILNEKVRWLDRINDHINGMCQSCFGRTNDIDCSSLDCPVLYRRVRAENDFRQANELIKFIEDGSTFKN; encoded by the exons ATGTTTTCGGTACGTTTGATTAATGCAGACAGCTATCAGGCACTCCCATCGCCTCAGCTGGATCCAACTTTTTCAGAATTTCGAGGTTCTGAAATTAAGTATGTGCCTATTATTCGAATTTTTGGTACTACTCCAACAG GAAAAAAGACATGTTTGCACTTGCATGGTGCGTTTCCGTACATGTATGTACCATATACTAGCGAGaaaaaagatgataatttattatacaaacttGCTGCATCGCTTGATGCTGCAATAAATATATCACTTGGTACAGCTACTTCAAAAACGcagcatgtttataaaatacaagttGTTACTGGAATACCACTTTATGGATATCACAAGGAACAACatcagtttttaaaaatattattttataatccaatgataataaaaaaagcagcCAGTTTGTTACAA AATGGATCAGTAATGAACCAAAGCTTGCAACCTCACGAAGCTCACATACCATATGTTCTTCAGTTCATGATTGATTATAATGTACATGGCATGAGTTGGATAAATCTATCGACGATCAAATTTCGACAAGCCTCACAATCTCAAACAGAAAATGGAAAAGTTCTAAACGCTTTCAACTGTTTGTCTGATTCTGAATATTCGACAACTACTATCGAGTGTCAAAGTACATGCCAACTTGAAGCCGATGCTTTTGTATCCGATATTCTAAATCGTCAAGAAGTAGAGAAAAACGTTGATTTAAATCCAGGACTCGCTGCCATTTGGAATGAAGAAAAAGCAAGAagatttcaaaataaattccatGGTTGTGATTCACAACTTGTTTACCCAAAGAGTCCAAAACGCCCTACTTATCGTATGACAATCGATGATCTTTATCAAGAACGAAGATTCAATCAACGATTGGAAACAATATCATTGTCTGACAAaagtaaaatatcaaaaaatgaaatatggCATCCTtttcaaatagaaaatatGGAAGAATTGCCAAGTTCATCAACTGTagaaaaaccaaaaattatCTTAAATCAATGTTCTAATCGATCGTTATTGGACTGTAGTGTGTTGGACTCAGCAGATCAACCATTAGTTGAAATGCTCGATGATCTGGCACAAGATGATTTAGTTGACAATGACAGTATTCTTGGTTTAAGAATAAATTCTCACAATACCCAAGATGACTTTGAATATGACATAAAAGAAGAGAAAGAAATGGAAGATGCTGAACATGAAGCAAATGATCTTACCTTGACATGTATGCAACTGGAATCGTTAAGTTCTTGGAGTACTATAAAACCGCTATTCGATGATCAttctcaaaataaaacaatgatggTTAATGAACcattaatggaaaaattacCGGTAAATAATTCGGATTCCGGAGAGGTAGAATTTACCATTCCTCAACTAGATGGAATTGGAGATTTATTAGTGAATGGTTTTGGCTCTGAAACCAGTGAAAATCTCCAAGTATCCAAACGTGTCGGACAActcaatgaaaaatcatttggTGACACAAGAGACATTAATAATCGGAAATGTCTTAATTCTATCAAGTCAGTCAACTATTCagaatttttaagaaattcaGATCGTTCATGGCCGTCGGCTTCAACCAATGTTCATTTTTTACGAGCTGTAGTATTTAACAAATGTAagtcatattataaaaatattacgcctgagataaataacaaaaatatttatgaacatAAGTCAGACCAACATCAATTTAATAGTAAAGATATTTTGCGGTTGTCAACAACtaagaatttaaattataattttaatactgtTGCTACATCGGAAAAATTGCAAAGTGTCAAATTTATATCGATTGAAATAGCGAAAAATAAGCGTTTCAATAAATTGCGacgcaataatatttttattaatcgtCCATTTGATGACTCGATtataagaaaaagaagaaaaacacTTGGAAATAGATTATCAAACCAAACTCATCAGAATAATTGGCCAAAGATTAAAGATATTAAtcgtaaatttgtaaaatttatttatagtgaatcaatgaaaaatacatttttacatATCTTTCGTAATATTAGTATtacatttaaatgtttatcgCCAAATGACAATTATCGTTCGCCTCAAGCAAATGAAGATAACGCATACAATAATATCAGTAACTCATACAATGACAATATTACACGAACTGATACAAAACTACTTGCATTTAATAGATATGACCAaatgttgaaattaattttgtgcagtgaagataaaaaaaccgATGAATTAAgtatacaaacaaaaaaactacATGCGTGTTTATCAATCCACGAATTAAATTTCGACGACCAAGACAAAACTATTCAGATTGATACTTATgagaaaaaaagttatttaaacaatatttacgATTATCGTGGTGATTCAAAGTGTCTTTTGAAAGTATCTTCAGATCTAACGGACTCTGATAAACTCTGCAAAAAAATAAGCCaagaaagtttttttataagcAATAGGCTGGATCCATTAGAACCAAGATTTTCTGGTTGGAATCCTAAAATTACAAGAACTGCATTCACTCAGCTCCAAAAGCCAAAAGTTATGCTGCAACGATTGTCACCTGCAACTCGAAAACATTATGGCTATAATCAACCTCTTGaatctaaaatatttcaaaataatttctcaATACCTTCTCTCGATGGGTCAGCAGATTTTACTTCAAGTGATTCAGAGCCAGATACTGATACTTCAGTAGTTAAGACTGAAGAAAAACGAGTATGTGCTTACATAtctgaaaacaataaaaggaAACATaaagaaattgataataaagctGATCAATGCATACCAATCAACCAAACAGCTCAATTTTCAACGAGTCTACGAcaattgccaaaaaattattcgtcacttgaaatatttatagaaCCTAAAGAAGCTTCTACCAATAAAAGTTTTACACCACAACACAAAAGACAAAAGATTCTCACTCGATCTACACAAAACGAAG aaatgaattttaaaccAGCACTTATAAAAACACCACATTCACCAGATAATTCCGAAAATAT AACAGCCCAAACAACGAGCGATATGATCAGTGAGTCCAGATCAATCAGTGATTTGTTATGCAATCTTGAAAATAAGCCTGAAGTTATACAAACAAATCaaggaaatgataaaaatattggaaGTATTAGTAATCTTATGGACATATCTTCAATGCAATTGCTAAATAATCATTATGATAAGAGCGAGTGTACAGCTACTCTTACTGAACATCTTGAATCTAAGATTacagaaagtttttttttgaaacgtaGTTATGTAATATGTGACAGTGTAAAAAAATCGGTTATAATAATTCCGAATACGAATCCACCAAAATTACATGATATAATTGCAACCTTgaaattatatgatttttcaaaaagacAAAAGAAACTTGCTCAACAAATGCTAAAAGTTAACAGcaagaatataattaatgtGCCAGTTTTCAAATCAAGGTTGAAAAGTCTTACGGGTATAAATCTGTGGCGTAAATTGAAATTGCaagatttttattctttaaataaaaaaaataaatttattttaaatgctCCAACAATTATAACTCCTTTGCTTTTTCCACCTTTAcggaaaaaagttataaatttgatgacagctcgaaaaaatgatgaatcaaataaaataattacatcaaaaatattcaattcaaCTTCGTCAGAACACAATAATcctttatttgaaaaaaaaacaagaataaacGTTCAaccgaaaagaaaaattattggtaaatataataaaccgcttaaaaatagttttaaaaaaaaattaaaagtatcaagtttattgaaacaaaataaaacatcaaatCGAATTGGTTTTTCATGTGGTCAAATTGAGTATCAATCGGATTCAACAAGAAGTAACATTACGaatgaaaatttgaataatgcAAAAACTCTTGTAGCTTATGATTATTTAACGATTCTTTGTATTGAAATACATGCAAATACTCGAGGTGATTTACTGCCTGATCCTCAAAGCGATTCaataaatgcaattttttatgcaattaaaaaaaatatacctccTGGTCCCGATGTTAAGCCGCTTGAGCACGGTGTTATTGTAGTTATATCGAAAGGACAATATGAATTTGATTACGACTTGCAATCAAATAAGCATTTTGCCATCAATCATGTATCTAGTGAAATTGAACTCTTTGAAAGATTAATCGAGCTTATTTCACGTACAGATCcagaaatatttattggatGGGAAATTGAGTTTTTATCATGGGGGTACTTATTTCAACGAGCTGCAAAACTAGATTTAAACTTAGCCAAAAGTATATCAAGAATTCCAAACGTCCAATCTAAATGGGAAAGTAATGTCTTGGCTGCATCAGAGTCATTACAAGAGACTAAACTCCCAGGGCGTATTGTACTCGACATATGGCGAATTATGCGATCAGAAATATCACTATTGACTTACACTTTTGAAAATGTTATGTACCACGTTCTGAATGAGAGGTTGCCATGTCCATCATTTAAAGCATTAACTAGTTGGTGGGAATTACAGCAGCCAAAAACACGTTGGAAAGTTATTCAGCATTATTGTATCAAAGTCGTTGGAATATTAAGAATTATTGAGCAGCTAGATATTATAGGTCGAACAAGTGAACACGCACGCTTATTTGGTATTCAGTTTTACGAGGTTTTTTCTCGTGGATCACAATATCGTGTAGAATCAATTATGCTACGTTTAGCAAAACCCTTAAACTACATTCCTGTTTCACCGTCAGCACATCAACGAGCATCAATGAGAGCTATGGAAGCACTTCCACTTATCATGGAGCCCGAATCAATGTTTTATACCGATCCACTCATTGTGCTTGATTTTCAAAGTCTCTACCCCAGTATTATTATCGCCTACAATATTTGCTTTTCAACGTGTCTTGGTCGTATTGAACACATTGGTCAGTCCGATCCATTCGAATTTGGTGCCTCTGTTCTTCGTGTATCAAAAAATACAGCTTTAGAACTTAAAGGAAAAGTCAACTTTACACCGTGTGGAGTAGCCTTTGTTAAGCCTGAAGTACGAGTAGGAATATTACCTAGAATGCTTACTGAGATATTGGATACTCGATTTATGGTGAAAAAAGCTATGAAAGATTATGCACAAAATAACAAGACTCTTCACCGAGTACTTCACTCACGGCAACATGGTCTCAAATATCTTGCCAATGTTACCTATGGGTACACTGCAGCAAATTTTAGCGGAAGAATGCCTTGTATTGAGGTTGGTGATAGTGTAATAAGTAAAGCCAAGGAGACCTTGGAAAGAGCTATAAAACTCGTCGAGTCGACAACTAAGTGGGGAGCTCGGGTGGTTTACGGAGATACGGACTCGCTTTTCATTCTTATACCgggaaaatcaaaaaaagatGCATTCGCAATTGGCAATGAAATTGCTGATGCTGTGACTTTAGACAATCCATcaccaattaaattaaaatttgaaaaaattttatttccgtCAATTTTACAGACGAAAAAACGTTATTGCGGTTATATGTACGAGCAGCCGGATCAAATTTCTCCAAAGTTCTTGGCAAAAGGAATTGAAACTGTTCGACGAGATGGTTGTCCAGCTGTTTccaaaatacttgaaaaaactttgaaaattctTTTTGATTCAAAAGACTTATCGCAAGTCAAACATTATATTACAagacaaattgataaaatccTTCGTGGCAAGGTTTCTCTTGACGATTTGACGTTTGCAAAAGAATTTCGGGGTCTGCGAGGGTATAAGGAAAAAGCTTGTGTTCCTGCGTTGGAACTGACACGACGCTTAATGAAAAAGGATCCTCTGGCGCTTCCAAGACGCGGTGAACGTGTTCGTTATGTGATTGTTTGTGGTGCTCCAAATCAAGCCCTTATTCACTGCGTACGTACACCTTGGGAAGTCCTTAATGATCCTGGATTGCGACTTAAtgttttttactatataaCTCGAGTAATTATACCACCATTGAATcgatgtttaaatttaatgggTGTAGAAGTAAATAACTGGTTACAAGAAATGCCACATCGTCAAATACTTGACAATCCGACTATCTTGCCTAGTGACAAACAGAAACATACAATCTTTCAATACTTTGGGAACATTGTTTGTATCATTTGCGAGTCTCTAACCAATAAGGGTATCTGCTTTGATTGCGTAACAAAACCCACTGATACACTGATTATACTTAATGAAAAAGTTAGATGGTTAGACAGAATCAATGATCACATAAATGGTATGTGTCAATCGTGTTTCGGCCGAACAAACGATATCGATTGTAGTTCTCTTGATTGTCCGGTACTTTATCGCAGAGTTAGAGCGGAAAACGATTTTCGACAAGCCAATGAATTGATAAAGTTTATCGAAGATGGAAGTACCTTTAAAAACTAG
- the LOC122855080 gene encoding ribonuclease P protein subunit p29, producing the protein MTDVITDELREPLFNDIFTQINSLNTGDNVVLGLLKNSLPGSDVNGISEELNKKFILDKIKSNVAIKKPKKRKYLSIKLRKLLELKKTRCKKDLKYEDVLSLNNLWLEYIQQAIGGKSFLALPQSPEHINWETVGQRLMKSDLHGAKIIVIRSKCPSLIGIEGIILQDTRNTFQVIGKDNIIRTLLKQIIVVKIHLIEATLEFFGKELCLRSAERSVRKYKANHLPEL; encoded by the exons ATGACAGATGTTATTACAG atgAACTCCGTGAACCATTGTTCAATGATATTTTCAcgcaaataaattcattgaatacGGGAGACAATGTCGTGTTgggattgttaaaaaattctcTACCAGGTTCTGACGTCAATGGAATATCAGAAGAACTTAACAAG aaatttattttggacaaaattaaatcaaacgtggcaataaaaaaaccaaaaaaaagaaaatatctgAGTATAAAACTAAGAAAGCTTCTGGAATTAAAGAAAACTCGTTGCAAAAAAGATCTGAAGTATGAAGATGTTTtgtcattgaataatttatggCTGGAGTATATTCAGCAAGCTATTGGTGGCAAAAGTTTTCTAGCTCTACCTCAAAGTCCCGAACATATTAATTGGGAAACGGTTGGCCAGCGTCTAATGAAATCTGATCTTCATGGAGCGAAAATTATCGTAATACGGTCCAAGTGTCCAAGTTTAATCGGAATAGAAGGAATCATCCTACAAGACACTCGAAATACATTTCAAGTCATCGGAAAAGACAATATCATACGGA CACTTTTAAAACAAATCATCGTGGTGAAAATTCATCTCATTGAAGCaacacttgaattttttgGCAAAGAACTTTGCCTCAGATCTGCAGAACGGTCGGTTAGAAAGTATAAAGCCAATCATCTACCAGAACTATGA